A region of Necator americanus strain Aroian chromosome I, whole genome shotgun sequence DNA encodes the following proteins:
- a CDS encoding hypothetical protein (NECATOR_CHRI.G474.T1) yields MGRLAYQLSATVGALCLFIPLTDAQTSEPEWAPTGKLNQFKGFATPRPLPPNAQFEQKNSLVYALVYTSVWAGWSSWSFCSNGVRMRVRACNTVKGFNCLGPNKEFTPCDGSNRRIHGNHAASPSDYTDYDIVDPYEADRREAMRQLYPDDHPEKEDREKNPNFVVLSAKSPSGSAPGSFRAHAAEPIRESSMIDITKAASELPEATADVESLNPKWSPLSSVDSSRETFKWVENPEYDWGGLESAHKAADSSKTMNVQAEPDPGMALIVSTSPMPMLPDRLLSTAKNDENAEQLIDLWLFIFVTVTYSNSNEDDRASVEHSDFQKNQHLAVHPPAHPSEERGYGPPGPRQFAVKTTPVDKDVERSNLEDQGQLQLHREEIDAALSSLQIREEGRTSGSPKRQPDVRVWDVSELTEPVNKTRGSNDFSKWRKEADITKKSLAEPEDEEKKDERTDPVGVVHEREKTVRNVTVVAEELPELKLTEPPTTTQPITTTSLPVLDDEEHFEQFGTRPQLVQPKLNRNDISDDAVPELVVPVGVQAPRTLPTTLSEPTEPITTAPQTSTIATEISREEFATASATTLQEVTTSFQDKRTESQKDINDERILLEPRNPLTYKVNKNYNGLSKEIPENAVKSKKMKGFGFTGFFIRKNRPTAKKHVLHDGESTPKVSTPVRTTTRRVTRPTTTTTRAPLLEEELSPDTLHALDWMLQNITKIAERGDEAFMRALEVNAQGHPNVIDVRNRNVFVPESAELVVPYATIRRPEHGKKLKKTKKSKKGQRKGLSKKRKAKKVRDLAGRAHYGEYKPTHVDKTRIFPKFKSTITMANRARSFGIRTVTDDKDETQWDQAVIDEAIEAASQKGLGKKGPTTTEDPARLVEEIKALQGIMNNIEENASSPAGKKVSYDETDDTEPQSNYTKVMRSAMDLSLIPSQHGFVPGYSEEFHQQPMHVITEGTATVAESYWSEWGSWAECFCGKQVRTRRCIYSGPMSSGCKGNSYESRSCSGGQCPVPTEANRPELITTESPQQTPASPTNPRRHFRPLKLHTATSLS; encoded by the exons ATGGGACGGTTAGCTTATCAGTTATCCGCCACCGTAGGTGCACTATGCTTATTTATTCCACTAACTG ATGCACAAACATCCGAGCCCGAGTGGGCCCCGACCGGAAAACTCAATCAGTTCAAAGGTTTCGCCACTCCTCGTCCGCTTCCACCGAATGCTCAatttg AACAGAAGAATTCGCTTGTTTATGCTTTAGTTTATACTTCCGTATGGGCTGGAtggtcgtcgtggtcgttctgTAGTAATGGAGTACGAATGCGTGTGCGAGCATGTAATACTGTGAAAGGATTCAATTGTTTAGGACCTAAtaag GAGTTCACACCATGCGACGGTAGCAATCGACGCATTCATGGGAATCACGCCGCATCACCGTCGGACTACACCGACTACGATATCGTCGATCCTTACGAAGCGGATCGTCGTGAAGCGATGCGACAACTTTATCCGGACGATCATCCTGAGAaagaagatcgagaaaagaATCCAAACTTTGTTGTGCTTTCCGCTAAATCTCCGTCCGGATCCGCTCCCGGATCATTCCGTGCGCATGCGGCTGAACCTATACGTGAGTCTTCAATGATTGACATCACAAAAGCTGCGTCTGAGCTACCTGAAGCAACGGCGGATGTCGAATCGTTAAATCCTAAATGGTCACCGTTAAGTAGTGTGGATTCATCTAGGGAAACATTCAAATGGGTAGAAAATCCTGAATACGATTGGGGTGGGCTGGAAAGCGCTCATAAAGCAGCTGATTCCTCCAAAACGATGAACGTACAAGCGGAACCGGATCCGGGCATGGCATTAATTGTTAGTACAAGCCCTATGCCTATGCTGCCTGATCGTTTGTTGTCCACCGCAAAAAATGACGAGAACGCTGAACAG CTGATTGATCTATGGTTGTTCATTTTCGTTACGGTAACTTACAGTAATTCAAATGAGG atgacAGAGCTTCCGTCGAGCACAGtgacttccagaaaaatcaacaCCTTGCCGTACATCCACCAGCGCATCCTTCAGAAG aacgagGCTACGGACCTCCAGGTCCACGTCAATTCGCTGTAAAAACGACACCTGTGGACAAAGACGTCGAACGATCGAATTTAGAG GACCAAGGGCAACTTCAACTTCATCGTGAAGAAATTGACGCAGC ATTGAGCTCATTGCAAATCCGTGAAGAAGGCCGAACCAGTGGTAGCCCTAAGCGGCAACCGGACGTACGGGTTTGGGACGTATCTGAACTAACGGAGCCGGTGAATAAAACG CGAGGCTCAAACGATTTTTCCAAATGGAGGAAAGAAGCGGATATTACGAAAAAGAGTTTAGCTGAGCCGgaagacgaagaaaagaag GACGAAAGAACAGATCCAGTGGGTGTGGTCCATGAACGTGAAAAAACTGTGAGAAATGTCACTGTAGTTGCTGAGGAGCTACCGGAACTGAAGCTGACCGAGCCACCTACCACAACAC aaCCAATCACCACAACGTCACTGCCAGTTCTCGATGATGAGGAACATTTTGAACAGTTTGGTACTCGACCACAACTTGTGCAGCCAAAG CTGAACAGAAACGACATCAGTGATGACGCTGTTCCGGAACTGGTGGTACCTGTCGGGGTGCAAGCTCCTCGCACTCTGCCGACTACCCTTTCAGAGCCAACAGAGCCGATCACAACAGCGCCACAGACATCCACAATCGCTACAGAAATATCCAGAGAGGAATTTGCTACTGCTTCAGCAACAACCTTACAAGAAGTTACCACTTCATTCCAGGATAAACGCACGGAAAGTCAGAAGGATATCAA TGATGAACGAATACTTTTGGAACCAAGAAATCCACTCACTTATaaggtaaacaaaaattacaacGGTCTTAGCAAGGAGATTCCAGAAAATGCTGTGAAgtcgaagaaaatgaaag GTTTTGGTTTCACCGGCTTTTTCATCCGCAAAAATCGACCTACCGCTAAGAAACACGTTTTGCACGATGGTGAAAGTACGCCGAAAGTAAGCACTCCAGTGAGGACAACCACACGTAGGGTTACCAGACCAACAACCACAACCACCAGAGCGCCATTACTGGAAGAG GAACTCTCACCGGATACATTACATGCACTTGATTGGATGTTGCAGAACATCACAAAAATTGCTGAGAGAGGAGATGAGGCATTTATGAG AGCTCTTGAAGTCAACGCTCAAGGTCATCCGAACGTGATCGATGTTCGAAATCGGAAT GTTTTCGTTCCGGAATCAGCTGAACTTGTTGTACCGTATGCAACGATAAGGAGACCAGAACATGGGAAGAagctgaagaaaacaaagaag TCGAAGAAAGGACAACGAAAGGGATtatcgaagaaaagaaaagccaaAAAGGTTAGAGATCTTGCAGGCAGGGCCCATTATGGAGAATATAAACCCACGCATGTGGATAAAACCAGAATA TTCCCCAAATTCAAAAGCACCATCACTATGGCAAATCGTGCACGATCATTCGGTATACGAACGGTTACCGATGATAAGGATGAAACGCAATGGGATCAGGCAGTTATCGATGAGGCAATTGAG GCGGCCTCGCAAAAAGGCTTAGGAAAGAAAGGTCCCACCACCACCGAAGATCCAGCTCGTCTCGTTGAGGAAATAAAAGCACTCCAG GGCATAATGAATAACATTGAAGAAAATGCTTCTTCTCCCGCTGGTAAAAAGGTGAGCTACGATGAGACCGATGATACAGAACCGCAGTCGAACTACACCAAG GTTATGCGTTCTGCAATGGATCTCTCATTGATCCCCTCACAACATGGATTCGTGCCAGGATATAGTGAAGAATTCCACCAGCAACCAATGCATGTAATTACAGAAGGAACGGCTACAGTAGCAG aatcttACTGGTCAGAATGGGGATCCTGGGCGGAATGCTTCTGTGGGAAGCAAGTTCGAACGCGACGTTGTATATACTCAGGTCCAATGAGTTCAGGGTGTAAAG GTAATTCGTACGAGTCGCGAAGTTGTTCAGGCGGACAATGTCCGGTGCCTACAGAGGCAAATCGCCCAGAGTTGATTACCACTGAGAGTCCGCAG CAAACACCTGCGAGCCCAACAAATCCACGACGGCATTTTAGGCCACTTAAGCTTCATACGGCTACGTCTC tttcatgA
- a CDS encoding hypothetical protein (NECATOR_CHRI.G474.T3) — MIQDFTKELFKDAQTSEPEWAPTGKLNQFKGFATPRPLPPNAQFVYTSVWAGWSSWSFCSNGVRMRVRACNTVKGFNCLGPNKEFTPCDGSNRRIHGNHAASPSDYTDYDIVDPYEADRREAMRQLYPDDHPEKEDREKNPNFVVLSAKSPSGSAPGSFRAHAAEPIHDRASVEHSDFQKNQHLAVHPPAHPSEERGYGPPGPRQFAVKTTPVDKDVERSNLEDQGQLQLHREEIDAALSSLQIREEGRTSGSPKRQPDVRVWDVSELTEPVNKTRGSNDFSKWRKEADITKKSLAEPEDEEKKDERTDPVGVVHEREKTVRNVTVVAEELPELKLTEPPTTTQPITTTSLPVLDDEEHFEQFGTRPQLVQPKLNRNDISDDAVPELVVPVGVQAPRTLPTTLSEPTEPITTAPQTSTIATEISREEFATASATTLQEVTTSFQDKRTESQKDINDERILLEPRNPLTYKVNKNYNGLSKEIPENAVKSKKMKGFGFTGFFIRKNRPTAKKHVLHDGESTPKVSTPVRTTTRRVTRPTTTTTRAPLLEEELSPDTLHALDWMLQNITKIAERGDEAFMRALEVNAQGHPNVIDVRNRNVFVPESAELVVPYATIRRPEHGKKLKKTKKSKKGQRKGLSKKRKAKKVRDLAGRAHYGEYKPTHVDKTRIFPKFKSTITMANRARSFGIRTVTDDKDETQWDQAVIDEAIEAASQKGLGKKGPTTTEDPARLVEEIKALQGIMNNIEENASSPAGKKVMRSAMDLSLIPSQHGFVPGYSEEFHQQPMHVITEGTATVAESYWSEWGSWAECFCGKQVRTRRCIYSGPMSSGCKGNSYESRSCSGGQCPVPTEANRPELITTESPQQTPASPTNPRRHFRPLKLHTATSLS, encoded by the exons ATGATACAGGACTTCACAAAAGAACTGTTTAAAG ATGCACAAACATCCGAGCCCGAGTGGGCCCCGACCGGAAAACTCAATCAGTTCAAAGGTTTCGCCACTCCTCGTCCGCTTCCACCGAATGCTCAatttg TTTATACTTCCGTATGGGCTGGAtggtcgtcgtggtcgttctgTAGTAATGGAGTACGAATGCGTGTGCGAGCATGTAATACTGTGAAAGGATTCAATTGTTTAGGACCTAAtaag GAGTTCACACCATGCGACGGTAGCAATCGACGCATTCATGGGAATCACGCCGCATCACCGTCGGACTACACCGACTACGATATCGTCGATCCTTACGAAGCGGATCGTCGTGAAGCGATGCGACAACTTTATCCGGACGATCATCCTGAGAaagaagatcgagaaaagaATCCAAACTTTGTTGTGCTTTCCGCTAAATCTCCGTCCGGATCCGCTCCCGGATCATTCCGTGCGCATGCGGCTGAACCTATAC atgacAGAGCTTCCGTCGAGCACAGtgacttccagaaaaatcaacaCCTTGCCGTACATCCACCAGCGCATCCTTCAGAAG aacgagGCTACGGACCTCCAGGTCCACGTCAATTCGCTGTAAAAACGACACCTGTGGACAAAGACGTCGAACGATCGAATTTAGAG GACCAAGGGCAACTTCAACTTCATCGTGAAGAAATTGACGCAGC ATTGAGCTCATTGCAAATCCGTGAAGAAGGCCGAACCAGTGGTAGCCCTAAGCGGCAACCGGACGTACGGGTTTGGGACGTATCTGAACTAACGGAGCCGGTGAATAAAACG CGAGGCTCAAACGATTTTTCCAAATGGAGGAAAGAAGCGGATATTACGAAAAAGAGTTTAGCTGAGCCGgaagacgaagaaaagaag GACGAAAGAACAGATCCAGTGGGTGTGGTCCATGAACGTGAAAAAACTGTGAGAAATGTCACTGTAGTTGCTGAGGAGCTACCGGAACTGAAGCTGACCGAGCCACCTACCACAACAC aaCCAATCACCACAACGTCACTGCCAGTTCTCGATGATGAGGAACATTTTGAACAGTTTGGTACTCGACCACAACTTGTGCAGCCAAAG CTGAACAGAAACGACATCAGTGATGACGCTGTTCCGGAACTGGTGGTACCTGTCGGGGTGCAAGCTCCTCGCACTCTGCCGACTACCCTTTCAGAGCCAACAGAGCCGATCACAACAGCGCCACAGACATCCACAATCGCTACAGAAATATCCAGAGAGGAATTTGCTACTGCTTCAGCAACAACCTTACAAGAAGTTACCACTTCATTCCAGGATAAACGCACGGAAAGTCAGAAGGATATCAA TGATGAACGAATACTTTTGGAACCAAGAAATCCACTCACTTATaaggtaaacaaaaattacaacGGTCTTAGCAAGGAGATTCCAGAAAATGCTGTGAAgtcgaagaaaatgaaag GTTTTGGTTTCACCGGCTTTTTCATCCGCAAAAATCGACCTACCGCTAAGAAACACGTTTTGCACGATGGTGAAAGTACGCCGAAAGTAAGCACTCCAGTGAGGACAACCACACGTAGGGTTACCAGACCAACAACCACAACCACCAGAGCGCCATTACTGGAAGAG GAACTCTCACCGGATACATTACATGCACTTGATTGGATGTTGCAGAACATCACAAAAATTGCTGAGAGAGGAGATGAGGCATTTATGAG AGCTCTTGAAGTCAACGCTCAAGGTCATCCGAACGTGATCGATGTTCGAAATCGGAAT GTTTTCGTTCCGGAATCAGCTGAACTTGTTGTACCGTATGCAACGATAAGGAGACCAGAACATGGGAAGAagctgaagaaaacaaagaag TCGAAGAAAGGACAACGAAAGGGATtatcgaagaaaagaaaagccaaAAAGGTTAGAGATCTTGCAGGCAGGGCCCATTATGGAGAATATAAACCCACGCATGTGGATAAAACCAGAATA TTCCCCAAATTCAAAAGCACCATCACTATGGCAAATCGTGCACGATCATTCGGTATACGAACGGTTACCGATGATAAGGATGAAACGCAATGGGATCAGGCAGTTATCGATGAGGCAATTGAG GCGGCCTCGCAAAAAGGCTTAGGAAAGAAAGGTCCCACCACCACCGAAGATCCAGCTCGTCTCGTTGAGGAAATAAAAGCACTCCAG GGCATAATGAATAACATTGAAGAAAATGCTTCTTCTCCCGCTGGTAAAAAG GTTATGCGTTCTGCAATGGATCTCTCATTGATCCCCTCACAACATGGATTCGTGCCAGGATATAGTGAAGAATTCCACCAGCAACCAATGCATGTAATTACAGAAGGAACGGCTACAGTAGCAG aatcttACTGGTCAGAATGGGGATCCTGGGCGGAATGCTTCTGTGGGAAGCAAGTTCGAACGCGACGTTGTATATACTCAGGTCCAATGAGTTCAGGGTGTAAAG GTAATTCGTACGAGTCGCGAAGTTGTTCAGGCGGACAATGTCCGGTGCCTACAGAGGCAAATCGCCCAGAGTTGATTACCACTGAGAGTCCGCAG CAAACACCTGCGAGCCCAACAAATCCACGACGGCATTTTAGGCCACTTAAGCTTCATACGGCTACGTCTC tttcatgA
- a CDS encoding hypothetical protein (NECATOR_CHRI.G474.T2) — translation MIQDFTKELFKDAQTSEPEWAPTGKLNQFKGFATPRPLPPNAQFVYTSVWAGWSSWSFCSNGVRMRVRACNTVKGFNCLGPNKEFTPCDGSNRRIHGNHAASPSDYTDYDIVDPYEADRREAMRQLYPDDHPEKEDREKNPNFVVLSAKSPSGSAPGSFRAHAAEPIHDRASVEHSDFQKNQHLAVHPPAHPSEERGYGPPGPRQFAVKTTPVDKDVERSNLEDQGQLQLHREEIDAALSSLQIREEGRTSGSPKRQPDVRVWDVSELTEPVNKTRGSNDFSKWRKEADITKKSLAEPEDEEKKDERTDPVGVVHEREKTVRNVTVVAEELPELKLTEPPTTTQPITTTSLPVLDDEEHFEQFGTRPQLVQPKLNRNDISDDAVPELVVPVGVQAPRTLPTTLSEPTEPITTAPQTSTIATEISREEFATASATTLQEVTTSFQDKRTESQKDINDERILLEPRNPLTYKVNKNYNGLSKEIPENAVKSKKMKGFGFTGFFIRKNRPTAKKHVLHDGESTPKVSTPVRTTTRRVTRPTTTTTRAPLLEEELSPDTLHALDWMLQNITKIAERGDEAFMRALEVNAQGHPNVIDVRNRNVFVPESAELVVPYATIRRPEHGKKLKKTKKSKKGQRKGLSKKRKAKKVRDLAGRAHYGEYKPTHVDKTRIFPKFKSTITMANRARSFGIRTVTDDKDETQWDQAVIDEAIEAASQKGLGKKGPTTTEDPARLVEEIKALQGIMNNIEENASSPAGKKVSYDETDDTEPQSNYTKVMRSAMDLSLIPSQHGFVPGYSEEFHQQPMHVITEGTATVAESYWSEWGSWAECFCGKQVRTRRCIYSGPMSSGCKGNSYESRSCSGGQCPVPTEANRPELITTESPQQTPASPTNPRRHFRPLKLHTATSLS, via the exons ATGATACAGGACTTCACAAAAGAACTGTTTAAAG ATGCACAAACATCCGAGCCCGAGTGGGCCCCGACCGGAAAACTCAATCAGTTCAAAGGTTTCGCCACTCCTCGTCCGCTTCCACCGAATGCTCAatttg TTTATACTTCCGTATGGGCTGGAtggtcgtcgtggtcgttctgTAGTAATGGAGTACGAATGCGTGTGCGAGCATGTAATACTGTGAAAGGATTCAATTGTTTAGGACCTAAtaag GAGTTCACACCATGCGACGGTAGCAATCGACGCATTCATGGGAATCACGCCGCATCACCGTCGGACTACACCGACTACGATATCGTCGATCCTTACGAAGCGGATCGTCGTGAAGCGATGCGACAACTTTATCCGGACGATCATCCTGAGAaagaagatcgagaaaagaATCCAAACTTTGTTGTGCTTTCCGCTAAATCTCCGTCCGGATCCGCTCCCGGATCATTCCGTGCGCATGCGGCTGAACCTATAC atgacAGAGCTTCCGTCGAGCACAGtgacttccagaaaaatcaacaCCTTGCCGTACATCCACCAGCGCATCCTTCAGAAG aacgagGCTACGGACCTCCAGGTCCACGTCAATTCGCTGTAAAAACGACACCTGTGGACAAAGACGTCGAACGATCGAATTTAGAG GACCAAGGGCAACTTCAACTTCATCGTGAAGAAATTGACGCAGC ATTGAGCTCATTGCAAATCCGTGAAGAAGGCCGAACCAGTGGTAGCCCTAAGCGGCAACCGGACGTACGGGTTTGGGACGTATCTGAACTAACGGAGCCGGTGAATAAAACG CGAGGCTCAAACGATTTTTCCAAATGGAGGAAAGAAGCGGATATTACGAAAAAGAGTTTAGCTGAGCCGgaagacgaagaaaagaag GACGAAAGAACAGATCCAGTGGGTGTGGTCCATGAACGTGAAAAAACTGTGAGAAATGTCACTGTAGTTGCTGAGGAGCTACCGGAACTGAAGCTGACCGAGCCACCTACCACAACAC aaCCAATCACCACAACGTCACTGCCAGTTCTCGATGATGAGGAACATTTTGAACAGTTTGGTACTCGACCACAACTTGTGCAGCCAAAG CTGAACAGAAACGACATCAGTGATGACGCTGTTCCGGAACTGGTGGTACCTGTCGGGGTGCAAGCTCCTCGCACTCTGCCGACTACCCTTTCAGAGCCAACAGAGCCGATCACAACAGCGCCACAGACATCCACAATCGCTACAGAAATATCCAGAGAGGAATTTGCTACTGCTTCAGCAACAACCTTACAAGAAGTTACCACTTCATTCCAGGATAAACGCACGGAAAGTCAGAAGGATATCAA TGATGAACGAATACTTTTGGAACCAAGAAATCCACTCACTTATaaggtaaacaaaaattacaacGGTCTTAGCAAGGAGATTCCAGAAAATGCTGTGAAgtcgaagaaaatgaaag GTTTTGGTTTCACCGGCTTTTTCATCCGCAAAAATCGACCTACCGCTAAGAAACACGTTTTGCACGATGGTGAAAGTACGCCGAAAGTAAGCACTCCAGTGAGGACAACCACACGTAGGGTTACCAGACCAACAACCACAACCACCAGAGCGCCATTACTGGAAGAG GAACTCTCACCGGATACATTACATGCACTTGATTGGATGTTGCAGAACATCACAAAAATTGCTGAGAGAGGAGATGAGGCATTTATGAG AGCTCTTGAAGTCAACGCTCAAGGTCATCCGAACGTGATCGATGTTCGAAATCGGAAT GTTTTCGTTCCGGAATCAGCTGAACTTGTTGTACCGTATGCAACGATAAGGAGACCAGAACATGGGAAGAagctgaagaaaacaaagaag TCGAAGAAAGGACAACGAAAGGGATtatcgaagaaaagaaaagccaaAAAGGTTAGAGATCTTGCAGGCAGGGCCCATTATGGAGAATATAAACCCACGCATGTGGATAAAACCAGAATA TTCCCCAAATTCAAAAGCACCATCACTATGGCAAATCGTGCACGATCATTCGGTATACGAACGGTTACCGATGATAAGGATGAAACGCAATGGGATCAGGCAGTTATCGATGAGGCAATTGAG GCGGCCTCGCAAAAAGGCTTAGGAAAGAAAGGTCCCACCACCACCGAAGATCCAGCTCGTCTCGTTGAGGAAATAAAAGCACTCCAG GGCATAATGAATAACATTGAAGAAAATGCTTCTTCTCCCGCTGGTAAAAAGGTGAGCTACGATGAGACCGATGATACAGAACCGCAGTCGAACTACACCAAG GTTATGCGTTCTGCAATGGATCTCTCATTGATCCCCTCACAACATGGATTCGTGCCAGGATATAGTGAAGAATTCCACCAGCAACCAATGCATGTAATTACAGAAGGAACGGCTACAGTAGCAG aatcttACTGGTCAGAATGGGGATCCTGGGCGGAATGCTTCTGTGGGAAGCAAGTTCGAACGCGACGTTGTATATACTCAGGTCCAATGAGTTCAGGGTGTAAAG GTAATTCGTACGAGTCGCGAAGTTGTTCAGGCGGACAATGTCCGGTGCCTACAGAGGCAAATCGCCCAGAGTTGATTACCACTGAGAGTCCGCAG CAAACACCTGCGAGCCCAACAAATCCACGACGGCATTTTAGGCCACTTAAGCTTCATACGGCTACGTCTC tttcatgA
- a CDS encoding hypothetical protein (NECATOR_CHRI.G475.T1) yields the protein MDVLGTARAYIKEMVNLAGPQMKVILMDKETTTIVSCAFAQSEMMQKEVYLFERLDSPVPREPIKHLKCLVFIRPTPDNVQLLSTELRNPRYAQYYIYFSNIVSKTDLKMLAEADEHETVREVHEFFVDGIALSPPLFCVNLKEVYDRSFNLTPSAFLRIKQALVALLLNQKKKPLIRYQRSSEDCKRLADDLNQVMRREEGLFDNAKRDTVLLIIDRSEDPVTPLLNQWTYEAMVHELITINNNRVAVDNQSMVLSELHDEFYAKNVSSNFGEIGQNIKLLMNEFQQKSQIHKNLESIADMKNFVEEYPQFKKISGTVSKHVTLMGELSKIVANQNLLEISEVEQSIVAEGDHSRCLERVRALINHPKTTTLNALRLVLLYALRFEGNPNNDLSALVNLLKRHTDAANVVRALLRYAGSARRKSDLFGEGSTMEMTKRFIKGLKGVENIYTQHEPYIKSIMENVTRGKLSEQQYPYVAGDVTNVRQDNLIIFIVGGATFEEALFVRSQNEKRMQGGGGPAVTLATTFMHNTTSFIEQFSVSSHWAR from the exons GTCTCGATTCTCCAGTTCCTCGTGAACCGATTAAACACCTAAAATGCCTGGTTTTTATTCGACCAACTCCTGACAATGTACAGCTCTTATCAACCGAGTTGAGGAATCCACGATATGCCCAGTACTACATCT atttttcaaatatcgtTAGCAAAACTGATCTGAAGATGTTAGCTGAAGCTGATGAGCATGAGACG GTCAGAGAAGTCCACGAGTTCTTTGTTGATGGTATCGCATTGAGTCCACCGTTGTTCTGTGTGAATCTGAAGGAAGTTTATGACCGTTCCTTCAATCTAACTCCATCTGCCTTCCTCCGAATCAAACAAGCTCTTGTTGCGTTGCTTCTGAATCAAAAGAAGAAGCCTTTGATAAG GTATCAACGTTCATCGGAAGATTGCAAACGTCTTGCTGATGACTTGAATCAG GTTATGCGCCGCGAGGAGGGCCTGTTCGATAATGCGAAGCGGGATACCGTTCTGTTGATAATTGACCGTAGTGAGGACCCTGTCACTCCACTGTTGAACCAATGGACGTACGAAGCTATG gttcaTGAGCTTATTACAATCAACAATAATCGGGTAGCTGTTGATAATCAGAGCATGGTGCTAAGTGAATTGCACGACGAATTCTACGCAAAG AAtgtttcctcaaattttggcgaaattggacaaaatatAAAGCTGCTTATGAACGAGTTCCAACAAAAGTcacaaattcacaaaaatttggaatctATAGCGGACATGAAGAATTTTGTAGAAGAATATCCTCAGTTCAAAAAGATATCAG GAACTGTTTCAAAGCATGTCACGTTAATGGGTGAACTCAGCAAAATTGTCGCAAATCAGAATTTATTGGAGATTTCTGAG GTCGAACAGAGCATAGTTGCTGAAGGTGATCATTCGCGATGTTTAGAACGAGTCCGTGCCCTTATCAACCATCCCAAAACCACAACTTTA AATGCTCTTCGACTTGTGCTCCTATACGCCCTTCGATTCGAAGGAAATCCGAACAATGATCTCAGTGCACTAGTGAACTTGCTGAAGAGG CATACCGATGCCGCAAACGTTGTCCGGGCTCTGTTACGGTATGCGGGTTCTGCTCGAAGGAAAAGTGATCTTTTTGGGGAAGGTTCAACTATGGAGATGACGAAAAG ATTCATAAAAGGACTGAAAGGTGTGGAGAATATTTATACACAACACGAGCCATACATCAAAAGCATTATGGAGAACGTGACTAGAGGAAAACTTTCCGAGCAGCAATATCCTTATGTAGCTGGAGACGTAACGAA TGTTCGTCAGGATAATTTGATTATCTTTATCGTTGGTGGTGCAACTTTCGAAGAAGCGTTATTTGTTCGATCGCAAAATGAGAAACGCATGCAAGGTGGTGGAGGACCGGCTGTGACCCTAGCCACAACGTTTATGCACAACACGACGAG ttttatcGAACAGTTCTCAGTTTCGTCGCACTGGGCACGCTAA